Part of the Halobaculum halobium genome, CGAGCCGCCAGTGAGCCCGGTGATATCTTCGCCGCGGTAGCGGATCGTTCCGCCGGTCGGTGCATGGAGATTCAACAGCGTCTGCCCGAGCGTCGACTTGCCGCAGCCGGACTCGCCGACGACGGCGAGCGTTTCCCCGGCGCGAAGCTCAAGATCGACGCCGTCGACCGCCTTGACTTTGCCCCCGCCGCCGAGGATCCGGTCGACGATACCGTCGGACTGCGAGAAGTACTTCTGGAGGCCGTCCGCCTCCAGCACGGGGTCGGAGTCGGCGCTCATAGGCGATCACGCTCCGGGCCGCGACGGAGGCACGCCGCTTCGTGTCGCTCTCCCACCTGACGAAACGCCGGTTCGCGCTCGAAGCACTCCCGCATGGACTCCGGACACCGCGGCGCAAAGTGGCACGCGTACGGGATGTCGATGAGATCGGGGACGTTCCCGTGGATCGGCTCGACCTCCTGATCCGGGTCGGAGAGCCGCGGTGTCGACGCCAGCAGCCCACGCGTGTAGGGGTGTTGCGGGTCCGCGAACAGCGTGTCCGCGGGAGCCTTCTCGACGATCTCGCCGGCGTACATCACGTTCACGCGGTCGCACGTCTCGGCGACCACCGCGAGGTCGTGCGTTATCAACAGGATCGACGTGTCGAACGCCTCCTTGAGCGAGACCAACTCGTCGAGGATCTGCGCTTGGATCGTCACGTCGAGCGCGGTCGTCGGCTCGTCGGCGATCAGCAGGTCTGGCTCGCAGGACAACGCCATCGCGATCATCGCGCGCTGGCGCATCCCGCCCGAGAACTCGTGTGGGAAGTCCGTCGCGCGGGCTTCGGCCTCGGGGATCTCGACGGCTTCGAGCATCTCGATGGCCCGGCGCCACGCCTCCCCGTTCTTGGCGGCGCCGACGATCTTCCGCTTCAGCTCCGCCGGCAGCGAGATCGATTCGCCTACATCCTGATGGAGCCGGACGGTCTCGGCAATCTGTTCGCCGACCGACAGCGTCGGGTTCAGGGAGTTCATCGGGTCCTGGAACACCATCGAGATCCGGCCACCCCGCAGGCGCTGGAGCGCCGGTTCGGACGCGCGCCGGATGTCGACGAACCCCGAGACCGGGACCCCGTCGCGGTCGCGCTCGCGGACGACCACAAACTCGCCGGGGCCGGCGAGGCTCGCGGCCGCCGCGGTTTCAGAGACCGCGCCGTCGGCTGTCTCGCGAGCGACGGCGACGTCGTCGTCGCTGGCGTCGACGACGGCGTCGGGAAACGTGTCGGCGAGGTCGCGGACGACGTCGATGTCCCGGAGACAGACCGCGCCGGCGACGACCTCGCCCGGGGCTTCGACCATCCCCATGAGACTCTGCGCCAGGACGGACTTGCCCGATCCGGACTCGCCGACCAGCCCGACGATCTCGCCGGGTTCGATCGACAGGTCCGCCCGGGCGACCGCCTCGACGGTGCCGCGTTCGGTTGGGAACTGCGTCTGCAATCCGGTCACTTCGAGCAACGGCTCGTCGCCAGCGCCGGTGTGCCGCGGCTCGGCGGAGGCGTCAGCGCGCATTCACTCCACCTCCGTCTGGCTGATGTCGAAGGCGTCGCGCAGCCCGTCGCCGAGGGTGTTGAACGCGAGCACGACGAGCATGATCGCGAGGCCGGGCATCACACTGATCCACGGCGCCTGCGAGATGAACTGTCGCCCGTCGGCGATGAGCAGCCCCCACGTCGGGGTCGTCGGCTTCACGCCGAGCCCGAGGAACGAGAGGCTCGCCTCCGCGAGGATCGCGAGCGGGAGCATCAGCGTCGCCTGCACGATCAGCGGTGCGACCGCGTTGGGAAGCATCTCCTTGAACATGATCCGAATGTCGCCCATCCCGGTCGCGCGGGCGGCCGTGACGTACTCTTCCTCGCGTATCGACAGCACTTCCCCGCGGATGATCCGCGCGAAGTCGTCGATGAACGCGATCCCGATGGCGAGGACGACGTTGATGACGCCGAGTCCGCCCATCATCGCGATGATCGCCACGCCGAGGATGATCTCCGGGAACGCCCACTGGAAGTCGACGTACCGCATGATCACCGAGTCGACCCAGCCGCCGTAGAACCCGGCGACGATCCCGAGGGTCGTGCCGACGCCGAACGCGACCGCGACCGTGGCCAGCGCGACGAGCATCGATATGCGGGCCCCGTAGATGATGCGGGTGAGGATGTCATGGCCGAAGGAGTCGGTGCCGAGGTAGTGTGTAGTCGTCTCCATCGTCCCGTCGCCGTCGAAGTCACCGGTCGACTCCGACAGCGGCGCCTGCATGAACCCGAACGTCTCCTCGGGCCCGTGCGGCGCGACGTACGGCGCGAACAGGGCGAGAAACAGGAACGCGATCACGACGACCGCGCCCGCGAGCGCCAGCCGGTCGCGACGCAGCGTCGCCGCGATCCGCTGTGCGGTCGTTCGGTGCTCCTCGACCCGTTCGTCGACCTCGTACTCCGGCGGTACCTCTCCGGGGCCGAATTCGCCCTCGTACAGCCCGAAGGACGCCTTCGGCGTCGAGTCGGTGCCGCCGTCGGACCGGAGGTCGGTGTCGGATCGGCTCTCGGAATCGGTCGTCGAATTCGGGGCGTCTGCCGAGCGGTCGAACGCGTCCGACGGGTCGGTCACGCGCTCTCACCCCCGACGCGGATACGCGGGTCGATCGCGGTGTAGGCGATGTCGACGAGTAGGTTCATGAACACGAAGACGCCCGAGATGAGGAGGATGGTTATCTGAGTCACGGGATAGTTGCGCTCCAGGATGGAGTTGACGAGCACGCGCCCGAGTCCCTGGATGGAGAAGACGAGCTCCACCGTGACCGAGCCGCCAAGCACCAGCGCGAGCTGGATACCGGCGACGGTCACGACGGGGATGAGCGCGTTCTGCATGGCGTGTTTGTACAGGCGTGCACGGGAGCCGACGCCCTTCGCGAGGGCGGTGCGCATGTACCCCTCGTTGAGCGTCTCGATGAGCGACGAGCGCATCATCCGGGTGACGCCGGCGGCGTACGGGAGCCCGACGGCTATCGCCGGGAGGAGCACACTCTTGAACCACGGGCCGACGCCCTCCGAGAGCGACGTGTACCCGACGATCGGGAGCCAATCGAGGTAGACGCCGAATACGATCGCCAAGAGGATCCCGACGAAGAACGCCGGCATCGAGATCCCGAGGAACGCCCCGATCGTCGCGGCGTAGTCCGCCGGCTCGTTGCGGCGCGTCGCGCCGATGACACCCGCAGGGATGGCGACCGCGAGCCCGAGCGCGACGCCGACCGCAGCGATGGCGAACGTCTTCGGCGCCGCTTCAGCGACGATCGCGGCGACCTGCTCGCTGGAGGTGATGCTCCGGCCGAACTCCAGGGAGAACAGGTCCGTCATGAAATCGACGTACTGTACCGACAGCGGACGGTCGAGCCCCAGCTCGGCGCGCAGCGACGCGACCGCCTCCGGCGTCGCCTCCTGCCCGAGCATCGTCCTGACCGGACCGCCGGGGATCGCCCGTAGCCCGAAGAACACCGTGGTGGCGACGAGCCACATCACGAACAGAGCGTGCCCGACGCGCTTCACGATGTACCGCCACATCACTCGGACAGTGAGACGGTTTCGAGGGGCCGCATGAACGGAATGTGCGTGAACCCGTTGACCTCCGTCCGGGCGGCGCCGATGTCGTCCTGGTGGGAGAGGTACGCGTGGGGGACCTCCGAGATGAGGAGGTCCTCGAGCTCCTGCAGGGTCGCCATCCGCTCGTCGCGGTCGAGTTGCCTGCGCTGTTCGGCCAGCAGCTCGTGGGCCTCGTCGTTCTGGAAGTTGACCCAGTTCCACGGTCCGTCCTTCCGGTAGAAGTTCCACAGCGACTGGTCGGGGTCGGGGTCGCCGACGGAGCCGCTGATGGTGGTGTCGTAGTTCCCCTCCTCGTACCGGGTCCAGTACGTCGAGGAGGTCACCTGTTCGACCTCGACGCTCAGCCCCGAGCTATTGAGCTGCTGGCGCATCGCCTGCGCCTGCCGGAGGCTGCTCTGGGTGGTGAGGATCGAGAAGCTCGCGCCGTCGGCGCCCGCGTCCTCGAGCATCTGCATTCCCTCCTCGCGGTCGAACGACTGATCGTCCGGCTTGTCGTCGCGCCACACCCAGTTCGTCGCCTTGTTGATCGGCCCCTGTGCGGAGATGGCGTTTCCGAAGTACGCCGTCTCGATGAACGCCTCGTTGTCGATGCACTTGGCGATCCCCATGCGCACCTGCTTGTCCCCGAACGGCTCGCGGTCCTGGTTCATCGCCAGCCCGTACCAGTTCACGCCGGGCGCCTGCAGCATGTCGACCTCGTCGGCGCTTTGGACCTGTGAGGCGTTCTGCAACGGGATCAGGTTCGCGAAGTGGATGTCGCCAGACTGCAGCGCGTTCACGATTGACGACGGCTCCGGGATCGGCCGGATGGTGACGCCGTCGAGGTACGGAAGCTGGTTGCCGTCCTCGTCGGTTCCGAAGTACTCCTCGTTGCGCTCGAGGACGAGTTCGCTGCCGACGTCGTGGCTCGCAACCTCGAAGGGCCCCGTCCCGACCGGTTCGACCGCGTACTGCTCGCGACCCATCTCCTCGATTGCGCCCTGGCTCACGATCGTCGCGGCGCGGCCCGGGCCGCGCGTGAGGTAGATGAGCGCCGGCGCCATCGGCTGCTCGAAGTTCAGCGTGACCGTGTAGTCGTCCTCGACGACGACGCCGTCCTCGTCGACCGGCTTGAGCGTCGAGAGCTTCGGCGCCGCCGGCGTCTCGTTTTCGATCGTCCGGCGGATCGTGTACAGGACGTCGTCAGCGGTGAAGTCGTCGCCGTTGTGGAAGGTGACTCCCTCGCGGAGTTGGAAGGTGATCGTCGCGCCTTCGTTGGTCACTTCCCAGTCGCGCGCAAGGTCCCCACGGACCGTGAGATCTTGATTCAGCGTGACGAGCCCGTTGAAGATGTTGGCCGCGACTTGGAAGAACTGCCCGACGCTGATGTACGGCGGGTCGAGCGTGTCGATGCTGCCGGTGAACCAGCCGGCCTCGAGCGTTCCGCCCATTGAGCTCTCCGCCGGCGTGTCGGTCTCGCTGTCGCCGCTACCGCCGCTACCGCCGCTGTCGCCGTCCGATCCATCCGAACCGTCGGTTTCGGTCGCGTTCCCGGAGCCGCCGCCGAGGCAGCCGGCCAACCCTGAGAGGCCAGCCGCCCCCAGCAGCGCCGTCGTCGTGCGCCGGTCGATGACTGGACCGCTGAGCGCTTCTTCCGTGAATTCCGGATTGCTATCCGTTGGCATACAACGTGAAATGGTCGTGCGAAAGTTCAATATGGACCCAAATATATTAGGCACACCATGGGCGATGGCGACAGGACCCGGTCGATGCGTGAGGTGACTTTGAAGATCAAACACGTCGGGCAGCCCGAGACGACGGCGTCCGAGCGCTACCCCGGGGTGACGATGCGGTCGGTATCGTCGATGACGGGTCGAGAGCGGGAGCGCAAGCGGATCGTCGAGCTGACCGGCGAACCGGACGACATCGCCGGGTTCATCGACGTGTACGCGGCGGGCGAGCCGGTGCTCGCCGCCGAGCCGATCACGCCGCTCGGCCAGTCAACCGTCTTCGTCGCGGTCACCATCGAGGTCCCGCGGTGGGACAGCATCACCGAACTGTTCGCGGAGTTGGGACTCCACTATCGGACGGGAACCGAGATCACCGGCGGGTACGAGCGGTGGGTGCTGTATCTCGACGAGGACGACGACCTCTCGGCGGTCATCGACGCGGTGGAGGCCCGCGGCAACGAGGTCGAACTGGTCCGACAGTTGGAGATGCACGAGGTCGACTCCTCGCCCCGGTTCGAGACGGCCGGGGTCCTCCACGATCTGACGCCGCGCCAGCGCGAGGCGCTGGCGACGGCGATCCGCGCCGGGTACTACGGGCACGAGAAGGACGCGGGCGTCGAGGAAATCGCGACGAAGCTGGGCGTCAGCACGACGACGGCGTGGGAGCACCTCGCGCGCGCCGAGGGGAAAGTGATGGACGACCTCGGCGAGTTCCTCGGCCGCGACGACTGGGACGCCTGATCGGCCTCGCGGGGAGACGCCGGTGTCGGTCCCGTCCCGGTCCTATTCCAGGTCCGCGTACGGCCATCGCCCGCCCATCCGCAGTTCCTGTTCGTACCCCTCGTCGATAGCGTCGCGCATCTCCGTGCGGGTCCGTCCGGGCGTCTCCACGTCCGCCGAGGCGAAGCGCGCGACCGCCTCGGCGACCTGGACGGCCACGTCGCGCAGGTCCCGGGAGTCGAGTTTGTCCAGCGTGTCGGCGTGGGTGTGCCCCCAGCCGCGCCCGGACTGCTCGGAGGTGGTCGACGTCATCACCGCCGGGACGCCCTCCTGGACGAACGCCCACTGGTCGCCGTGCGGCGAGATGGTGTCGTCCGTCGAGAGGCTCGCGTCGAGGTCGTCGGTCACCGCCTCGAACACCGCACCCATCTCCTCGAAGCCGTTTGTCCCCACGCGGAGATTCCGCGAGCTACAGGCGCCGTCGAGGTTGACGACGCATTTCGTGTCGTCAAGCGCCGTCGTCTCCGCGCAGCGGTACGCGCCCCACAGGCCGATCTCCTCGGATCCGAAGGTGACGAGCCGAACTCGGGTATCCAGATCCACGTCGTCGCGGGCGAGGAGCCGGGCGACCTCGGCGACGAGCGCCGAGCCGGCGCCGTTGTCGTTGGCGCCGTCGGCGATGTCGTGGGCGTCGACGTGGGCGGTGACGAGCACGTGCTCGTCGGTGTCGGGGCCGACCTCGCTTTCGACGTTCACGGAGGTCGCCGCCTCGTTGCGGCACTCGACGGACACGGTCGCCTCACAGCCCTCCTCGGCGTAGCGCGCGAGTCGCTTCCCGACCTCACAGGAGACGCCGATGGCGGGGATCGGCCCGGGTCGCTCGTGGTAGCCGACCTCGCCGGTCGGGGGCAGCGACCCGTCGAGGTGGTTGCGGAACACGAACGCGACGGCGCCGTGGTCGGCGGCGTTGACGTACTTCTCCATCCGGTGGATCCAGCGGTCGACCGACTCCGGCGTCGCCGACGACGCCATCGCGATGGCGCCGTCCAGTTCCTCCGCCTTCGCCTCGAACTCCTCGTAGGTGCCGTCGCCCACGTCGACGACGCGGCCGGTCGCCTCCCCCGCGGGGCAGCCGGGGAGCGCGAGCACGTCCTGTTGCCCGTCGTGGACGCGCTCGTGGGGCTCGTGGATCGACAGCGAGGACTCGCCGCGCCACCAGCCGGGGATCTCGAACTCCTCGATCCGAGCGCTCCGTGCGCCGGCGCGTTCGAAGGCGTCGCGTACCACCTCGGCGCCCTCGCGCTCACCCGCCTGGCCGGCCATCCGGCTCCCCACGTCGACCAGGTCGGTCAGCACGTCCCATCCGAAGCCGCTCGTCTGTGCGTCGCCCACGGCCGCGTTCGGCAGTCGCATAGCCCCGCGTTCGACGCGACGGCCTTGAGTTCCCGGATCTCGGCGGGCGTTCGGGGACCGTTCCTGCGGGGCCGGGAGTCGGCGACAACTTCATGTGTCACGGTAACATATACCGCGAAAAGATGTCCGAGCCCACCGACCTCTCCGACGCCGACGAGCGAGTCTTGCGCCACCTGAGCGGGTCGAGCGCGGACTACCCGGCGCTCGTCGCCGCCAACACCGGGCTCCACATCCCGCTGGTGGAGCGTCGGATGGCGACGCTTGCAGAGCGTGGGTTCGTGGAGGCGGTAACCGACGAGCAGATCTTCCGGATCACCGAGCGCGGCCGCCGGGCGCTGGCTGGTGAGCCGGGTAAATCGGGCGAAACAGACGGGGCAGGCGCGGTCGCGGGAGACGTCACTGCAGCCGACGGGCGGACCGCCAAGGGAACCGTCCCCGACGGCGGTTCTCCGATCGACTCCGAGTAGCGGCTCGTTCCGGCCGGCCCCGAGCGGTTGCGACGCGGCGTCCGGCGGCGCGACCGCCCGCAGCGCGTCCCGTCGACGGCAGTCCTTCGCCTCGAGCGCCGTGGCGAACGCCTGTTCGACCGCGCGCTCGTCGAGCGCCCGAGGGAGACTCGGCCGGACGCTCCCGCCGCGAGCCGCCTCCCCTTCGCTCGCGGTCGTCGCGGCCTGCTCGGGCGTCGCCGGAAGGTGGAGAAAGCCCGCCGACGTGTCCGTCCCCTCCAGCAGCGAGAGCGTCTCGTAGAGAATCCCGTTGCAGAGGTGGGTCCCCGCGGTGTTCGACGCGCGAGCCGGAACCCCCGCGTCGAGACACGCCTGAACCGTCTCGCGGACGGGGATCGTCGAGCGCCGGGCGTCCGGGCCGGTCGGGTCGAGCCGTTCGTCGACCGGGTCGTTGCCCGCGTTGTCGGGGACACCGACGGTGTCGGCCACGTTGATCGCGACGCGCTCGACGCAGACGGCCGTCCGCCCCGCGGCGAGGCCGGTGGCGACGACGACGGCCGGGTCGTGTTCGTCGAGGAGGTCGGCCATCCGCGCCTCGGCGGCGTCGAACGCGACCGGGAGCACCCGGCCGACGACCTCGTGGCCCGCGACGGTCCGGCCGTCGAGCGCCTCGGCGAGCTCGCCGGAGGGGTTCACCTCGTGGTCGTCGAACGGCTCGTAGCCGGTACAGAGTAGGGTCATACCCGTTCTCGCGGCCACCGGCCCCTAAGCGTTCGCGTCCCTCGCGTGGGCGGCTGGCTCTGTCAGTCGTCTCCCGAGACCGCCGTCGTGTCCGCCGCCGAGTCGTCCCGCAGCGTCGTGGCGGCGATCACGCCGGCGACGACGACGAGCCCGGCACACGCGAGGTACTCCGCAGCGAGGCCGATCTCCGCGGCCAGCGGTAGTGCCACCAGCGGGCCGAGCGTCGATCCCAGGTCCCCGAACACGTTGTAGACGCCGCCGAGCTTGCCCACGTCGCCGCCGGGGGCGATGTCGCCCAAGTACGCGAGCAGCGGCGGCCCTGTCAGCCCGGCGCCCGCGCCGACGAAGCCGACGCCCGCCAGCACGCCCGGCGCGGTCGGCACCAGCGCCGTGAGCGCGAAGCCCGACCCGAACACGGCGAGTCCCGGGACCACCGTCGTGAGCCGGCCCATGCTGTCGGAGAAGCGACCGACCGCGAGGTTCGACGCCGCCAGCGCGACGACCGACACTGCCATCACCAGGCCGCTGGTGCCGGCGCCGGCGAACCCGCCCAGCGAGATGTCGTTGGCCTCGGTGTACAGCACGACCGTCGACAGCAGGACGCCCGCATAGAGGAACCGGATCGTGAAGTTGACCGCGCCGACGGCGCCGATCCTGGGGTCCGCCCGCACGAGCGCCGGCACGTCGCGCAGGCGGCTCTTCTCCCCGACCTCGGGGGAGATA contains:
- a CDS encoding ABC transporter ATP-binding protein; its protein translation is MRADASAEPRHTGAGDEPLLEVTGLQTQFPTERGTVEAVARADLSIEPGEIVGLVGESGSGKSVLAQSLMGMVEAPGEVVAGAVCLRDIDVVRDLADTFPDAVVDASDDDVAVARETADGAVSETAAAASLAGPGEFVVVRERDRDGVPVSGFVDIRRASEPALQRLRGGRISMVFQDPMNSLNPTLSVGEQIAETVRLHQDVGESISLPAELKRKIVGAAKNGEAWRRAIEMLEAVEIPEAEARATDFPHEFSGGMRQRAMIAMALSCEPDLLIADEPTTALDVTIQAQILDELVSLKEAFDTSILLITHDLAVVAETCDRVNVMYAGEIVEKAPADTLFADPQHPYTRGLLASTPRLSDPDQEVEPIHGNVPDLIDIPYACHFAPRCPESMRECFEREPAFRQVGERHEAACLRRGPERDRL
- a CDS encoding helix-turn-helix domain-containing protein; its protein translation is MGDGDRTRSMREVTLKIKHVGQPETTASERYPGVTMRSVSSMTGRERERKRIVELTGEPDDIAGFIDVYAAGEPVLAAEPITPLGQSTVFVAVTIEVPRWDSITELFAELGLHYRTGTEITGGYERWVLYLDEDDDLSAVIDAVEARGNEVELVRQLEMHEVDSSPRFETAGVLHDLTPRQREALATAIRAGYYGHEKDAGVEEIATKLGVSTTTAWEHLARAEGKVMDDLGEFLGRDDWDA
- a CDS encoding MFS transporter; translation: MRTVVLSLVAGVFFGGMGGGVAFPTIPALGSVLGIAPVLVGLILSINRFTRLVMSTPAGSILDRIGTRRPMIAGFVVQGLVPFGYLVGLNPPFGIPSSAVFLASRAAWGIGSAFVFVGAFSTVTHVTTSANRGRWVGYMRGGQSLGFPTGLILGGVVTELYGYGEAFAVAGAAGLFAAAVAYRVLPDISPEVGEKSRLRDVPALVRADPRIGAVGAVNFTIRFLYAGVLLSTVVLYTEANDISLGGFAGAGTSGLVMAVSVVALAASNLAVGRFSDSMGRLTTVVPGLAVFGSGFALTALVPTAPGVLAGVGFVGAGAGLTGPPLLAYLGDIAPGGDVGKLGGVYNVFGDLGSTLGPLVALPLAAEIGLAAEYLACAGLVVVAGVIAATTLRDDSAADTTAVSGDD
- a CDS encoding ABC transporter permease translates to MTDPSDAFDRSADAPNSTTDSESRSDTDLRSDGGTDSTPKASFGLYEGEFGPGEVPPEYEVDERVEEHRTTAQRIAATLRRDRLALAGAVVVIAFLFLALFAPYVAPHGPEETFGFMQAPLSESTGDFDGDGTMETTTHYLGTDSFGHDILTRIIYGARISMLVALATVAVAFGVGTTLGIVAGFYGGWVDSVIMRYVDFQWAFPEIILGVAIIAMMGGLGVINVVLAIGIAFIDDFARIIRGEVLSIREEEYVTAARATGMGDIRIMFKEMLPNAVAPLIVQATLMLPLAILAEASLSFLGLGVKPTTPTWGLLIADGRQFISQAPWISVMPGLAIMLVVLAFNTLGDGLRDAFDISQTEVE
- a CDS encoding M28 family peptidase; its protein translation is MRLPNAAVGDAQTSGFGWDVLTDLVDVGSRMAGQAGEREGAEVVRDAFERAGARSARIEEFEIPGWWRGESSLSIHEPHERVHDGQQDVLALPGCPAGEATGRVVDVGDGTYEEFEAKAEELDGAIAMASSATPESVDRWIHRMEKYVNAADHGAVAFVFRNHLDGSLPPTGEVGYHERPGPIPAIGVSCEVGKRLARYAEEGCEATVSVECRNEAATSVNVESEVGPDTDEHVLVTAHVDAHDIADGANDNGAGSALVAEVARLLARDDVDLDTRVRLVTFGSEEIGLWGAYRCAETTALDDTKCVVNLDGACSSRNLRVGTNGFEEMGAVFEAVTDDLDASLSTDDTISPHGDQWAFVQEGVPAVMTSTTSEQSGRGWGHTHADTLDKLDSRDLRDVAVQVAEAVARFASADVETPGRTRTEMRDAIDEGYEQELRMGGRWPYADLE
- a CDS encoding ABC transporter permease, which gives rise to MWRYIVKRVGHALFVMWLVATTVFFGLRAIPGGPVRTMLGQEATPEAVASLRAELGLDRPLSVQYVDFMTDLFSLEFGRSITSSEQVAAIVAEAAPKTFAIAAVGVALGLAVAIPAGVIGATRRNEPADYAATIGAFLGISMPAFFVGILLAIVFGVYLDWLPIVGYTSLSEGVGPWFKSVLLPAIAVGLPYAAGVTRMMRSSLIETLNEGYMRTALAKGVGSRARLYKHAMQNALIPVVTVAGIQLALVLGGSVTVELVFSIQGLGRVLVNSILERNYPVTQITILLISGVFVFMNLLVDIAYTAIDPRIRVGGESA
- a CDS encoding ABC transporter substrate-binding protein, yielding MPTDSNPEFTEEALSGPVIDRRTTTALLGAAGLSGLAGCLGGGSGNATETDGSDGSDGDSGGSGGSGDSETDTPAESSMGGTLEAGWFTGSIDTLDPPYISVGQFFQVAANIFNGLVTLNQDLTVRGDLARDWEVTNEGATITFQLREGVTFHNGDDFTADDVLYTIRRTIENETPAAPKLSTLKPVDEDGVVVEDDYTVTLNFEQPMAPALIYLTRGPGRAATIVSQGAIEEMGREQYAVEPVGTGPFEVASHDVGSELVLERNEEYFGTDEDGNQLPYLDGVTIRPIPEPSSIVNALQSGDIHFANLIPLQNASQVQSADEVDMLQAPGVNWYGLAMNQDREPFGDKQVRMGIAKCIDNEAFIETAYFGNAISAQGPINKATNWVWRDDKPDDQSFDREEGMQMLEDAGADGASFSILTTQSSLRQAQAMRQQLNSSGLSVEVEQVTSSTYWTRYEEGNYDTTISGSVGDPDPDQSLWNFYRKDGPWNWVNFQNDEAHELLAEQRRQLDRDERMATLQELEDLLISEVPHAYLSHQDDIGAARTEVNGFTHIPFMRPLETVSLSE